Sequence from the Caldisericia bacterium genome:
TTCACCAAAAGAAAGCATTGAGCAATTAAAAAGAAAAAGAAATTTCGGTATAGAAACTTTAAAACAAGAAAGTTTTATATACGAATTATATGAAATTTTACCATTTTTGAAACCTAGTGAAGAGGAGTTAAATTTTAGAATATTTTTTGAGACAGTTAAAACTTTAAGAAAAGAGTGTCCATGGGATAAAGAACAAACAAGGGAATCTCTTGTAAAATATCTTGATAGTGAAGTTCAAGAACTTAAAGATGCAATTAATAGAAAAGATATTTTAAATATTTCAGAAGAACTTGGTGATGTTATGTTAGAAATTCTTTTTCAGATTATAATTGGAGAAGAGAAAGAAGAATTTACAATGAATGATGTTTTAAAAAAAGTAATTAAAAAACTAGTCTTAAGACATCCTCATGTTTTTAAAGATGAAATTGTTAATAATTCAAAAGATGTTGAGGAGAGATGGGAAGAATGGAAGAAGAGAGAGAGATTATAAGAGAGATAATTGATTTCCAGAATTATCTTAAAAATCAATATGGATTTGATTGGGATAATGCATATGGTGTTTTAGAAAAACTTGAAGAGGAGATTAAAGAATTAAGAGAAGCCATAAATAAAAATGATAATAAGAATATAGAAGAAGAGTTTGGAGACATAATAATTACAATTGTTAATTTATCAAGATTTTTAGATTTAGATATAATTGATTCTCTTAAAAAAAGTTTTGAAAAATTTAAAGATAGATTTGAAAAGATGAAAAAATTGGCAGAAGAGAAAAATCTGAATTTGAAAGAATTAAAAATCAATCAACTTGATTTGCTTTGGGAAGAATCAAAATAATTTTTTTTATATTTTTCTCAAATATTTATAAACTTCATAAAAATACTTTGAATCTTCTACAGGAAGTTTTTTGGTTTTGCCTATTATTTTTGAGAAAATTAAAGATTTTGAAAACTCTTCAAGAAGTTCTATTTTACTATAAGCATCAATTAAATTTTTACCAACTACGACAACTCCGTGATTTTCCATAAAAGATGCATCTCCATCTATTAAACTTTCACTTACTGCATTTGCAAGATCTTGAGTTCCAGGTTTTATATATTTTACAAAACCAATTTTCCCAAGATAAATTATTGTCTCAGGTAAAATTTCTCTTGTAATTTCTACATCACTTATGCAAATTGCAACAGAATAAGAGGGATGAGAGTGAATTATTGCTCCTATATCCTCTCTTTTTTTGTATATTTCTAAATGCATAAGTATTTCAGATGATGGTTTTCTTTTCCCATCTATAACTTCACCATTCATATTAATTGTAATGAGATCATCTTCTTTTAAAAAACTTTTATTTACTCCTGATGGAGTTATGAGAAGCAAGTCGCCTTGTTTTACTGATATATTTCCACCATAACCTCCAATTAATCCTCTTTTCCAAAGTAATTTAATTATTTCAATAAATTCTTTTTTATCAAACATCACATCCTCCATCAAAGAGTTTTTCTTTATTTAATAATTCCAAAATTTTTTTATAATTTCTAAAATTTATCTTTGCAACTTCATTTAATTTTTCAATCCCAAATTTTTTTACAAATTCAATACCACTTTTATCAACAATCTCTCCTCCACCTTTTGGAAAAGAAAAGCCCCATTTTCTCTCTAATATAGTTAAAGAAGTTAAAAATGAATCTCTAGCAACTATTGATGCACAAGCAATTGCAGGGTCTCTTTCTCCTTTTATAATTTCTATTCTTTCAACATTTATATTTTTATTTTTTAAAAATAGATCAATGTAATTTTTTGTTGTGAATTTATCTATCAAAATAAGAGAAACCTTTTCTATTTTAAGAAGATTTAAAATAACCTTACTATAAGCCCAAGCAAGAAAAACATTTATATTTTTAAAACTTTTATATAATTCATTAAATTTTTTTGGGGTAATAGAAACAATCTCATAAAATAAATTCTTTTTTATTTCTTTTGCTAAGAATTTTATCCTTTTATCTTCAATTTTTTTTGAATCTCTAACATTTAAATCTTTGAAGAACTCCTCTTTTGTTTTGTCAAAAATAACTCCTGCAACAACAATATTTCCAAAAAAATCTCCTTTTCCAGATTCATCTATTCCAATATATTTAGAAAAGTTCTCCAACTTCTTTTTCAACCTCTCTAATTATACTTTCATCAAAAACAACTTCTTTTACTTTTTCAATAACTCTTGTTAAATTTTCATCTTTTGTTATTGGTTGGTATATATCCCTTAAAATTTTATATGCTTCAGATGTGCCTCTTCCCAATTTCCCTCTTCTAAATGATAGTGCTTGAACTGCTGCTATAAATTCTATAGCAATTATTGTAAATAAATTGTCAACAATTTGCCTTAACTTTCTTGCTGAATTGCTTGACATACTTGTATCATCTTCTTGATCGCTTGAAACAGAAATAGAAGTAACCGATGCTGGATATGAAAGAATTTTATTTTCACTAACAAGAGACGCCGCAAGATATTGAAGTAGCATAAGACCTGTATTGAGTCCACTGTTTTCAATTAAAAAAGCAGGAAGACCATTTGATAGATTGGGATTAAGGAGTCTATTTATTCTTCTTTCAATATTATTGCTTAAAATTGTTAATTCTATTGATAGAAAATCACAATTTGTTGATATAAAAGAACCATGAAAATTTCCACCAGAAAGAATAAGATTTTCTTCAGGAAAAACAAGTGGATTATCTGATGCAGAATTAAGTTCTATTGTTAAATTTTTTTCAACAAATTTTAAGGTATTATAGATTGATCCATAAATTTGAGGTATACACCTTATTACATATGAATCTTGCACTTTTTCTTTAACTGAATTTATTAATGTACTACCTTCAAGAAGCGTATTTATTGCATAAGCAATAACTCCTTGTCCTGTTTGAGGTTTTGATTTATGAATCAATGGATGGAAAGGTGTAGTTGAAGCAAGAAGTGCCTCCATACTCAATGCACTTGAAATTATTGCATTTTTAAGTATTTGTTTTGCATCATATGTTGCAATTGAGGCTATTGCAAGAGAAAAAGAAGTTCCATTAATTAAAGAAAGAACCTCTTTTTCTAAAAATGTGAAAGGTTTAATATTCAATTTATTATGAATTTCAATTGATTTATATTCTTTTCCTTTATAAATACCCTTTCCCTCACCCATTAAAAATCCTGCAAGGGCTGCAAGAGGAATAAGATCCCCTGATGCCCCAAGAGATCCTTTTTGTGTAATATATGGTATCACATCTTCGTTTAAAAAAAGAATTATTCTTTCAATTATCTCTCTCCTTATTCCAGAATAACCTTTTGCTAGTGAATTTGCTCTAATAAGCATTGTTCCTCTAACAACCTCTTTCGAAGCAAATGGTTTTATATTTATGGTATGAGAGTGAACAATATTTTCCTGTAATTTTAATAAATTCTCTTTGCTAATTTTTATATTACATAGTTTTCCAAGACCTGTATTTATTCCATAAATAGGTTCATCCTTTTTTGATAGATTTTCAACAACTCTTCTTGCGTCATCAATTTTATCTATTGCATAGGGAGAAAGTTCAACACTTTTTCTAAATCTTGCTACAGATATAGTATCATCTATTGTTAAACTATTTCCATCAATAAGTAATTTAGCCATTATTCCTCCTTTTTAATTAACGCTCTTTCAACAAAGAAAATTACATAGATTATTAAAATTATATAAAAAATTAATTTAATTATGCTTGATACAATTCCAAAAATATGTGGAGAGGTGTAAAGAACTCTATTTAAATATAAAGAGATAAATATAAAAAATATTATTAAAAAGTTATATGCAATTTTTACTTTTATTTTAAATGTTGAGTTAGAGAAATAAATTATTAGAATTGAGAGAATAAAAAGTAAAATTAGATTTGGAATAAAATCAACTGAAATGAACAGACCTTTTGAAAGAAGAATAAAATAAATTTTTTCATTAAATATATAAATTACATTTAAAAAAACAATAATAAAAAATAAAATAGTTTTAATAAAACTTTTTGAAAGTAATAAAATAATAAAAGTAAAGAGAAGGTTTATAGTTAAAAATGTGTAGTCAATTTGTGGTAGATAAAAAGGGTTTCTTGTTGGATTTGAAATAAGAACTACAGTTAAAATAGTTAAAAAAATTATAATGTCATAAATTTTTTTCCATTCAAAATGGTGAAAAATGAAAATAAAAAGAGTTAACATAATTGAAATAAAGTATGTATTGTAAAAAATATAGTATGGTGGCGAAAAAATTATTTGACTTCCATTTAAAAGATAATAAAAAAGAGATGAAAAAAGAAAAACCAAAGAAAAGTTTAAAAGAAAACTTTTTTTGTTCATAGAAGAGAAGATAGATGCGAAAAGAAAGTATATTCCAAAAGATAAATAGATAAAAAATGGAGAAGATATTCCCAAAAAATAATTTAAAATTAAAAGAATAATAAATAAAATAGATATTACAAAAACTGGTTTTAATTTAAAATCAAATTTAATCTTTCTAAAAGAGAAATTTAATAAAATCAAAAATAGAATTACTAAAATAATTAAGTATGAAATATTTTTTCTTTCGAATTTAGAAGATGTTGAAATTGTCTTATTTTCTTTTTGAATTGCTTCGTTTTTACCTTTTATATTTAGAATATATAATCCATTAGAATCAATTACTATTTTTCCATTTTCTTCATAAAACTTAACTTTTTCATTATTTATTGGATTTATTATAGAAATATCTTCAATTGATTCAAAAACATTTTTATCAATTTTAATCTTTCCATATCCATCAAATGTTAAATAAAAATCAGGCAAATTACCAAATTGATAGATCTCACCATTTTCAATTGTTGCCACACTATTTCCCAAAAAACCTTTTACTTCAACTTTGTTTATTAAAGTATAAAAATCTTTGTATTTTGTCAAAATTTTTAATTTAGAAACATCATCCCAAATAGAAAATGGTTCATCTTTATGTTTTGAAAATGTTGGATATATTCCATAAATTAAAGAGTATTTAAAAATTTTATCAAGAGTCTCTTCATTTATTTCTTCATTTTTTAATCTAAAAGAAAAGAAAATAGGTCTATTTGGAACAAGCACTCTTTCAATTGGTAAACTATCCAAAGATTTTAAATCTTCAATTTCTTTGTATATAACATCTGAATTCATCATTAATTGGAAATATTTAGGATTAATCGAGAGAATATTTGTTTCTTTTTGTAAACTATTTAAAAAATTGTATAGATTTGCAGCATAAAATTGAGCGATCTCTCCATTAATAAAAGATTTGGGATTTTTATTGAAATGTTTTTTATCAAAATTAAAAAAATCTGAAATGTGAGAAAAATCTAACGCCAATCCATAATATTTTGCTTCATTTTCTCCTTTAATCTCAAGTTGTCTATTTAAAATTGTTATTGATATATTCAATGGATAGATATACCTTGAGTAATAAATATCAAATGAACTAATTCCTTTATTTTTAAGAAAAGAAACTTCTGGATTCAAAAAAATTATTGTGTCAATTGAATTTTCTTTATAATCTGGAATTTTTTCACCTGAAACAATTTTAAATGTTGCTTCACTCTTTTTTTCTATTTTAATTAAACTTTTATCTTTATTTTTAATAGATGATGTTAAAATTTGTATCCCTATCAATTTATTATATGGATTTTCATCAAAATAAAGCCTCTTTTCTATTTTATTTAATTCAATATTTTCAAACTTCAATTTTATTGGATCAAATAATATAAAGTTTTTTAATTGAAACTTTGCTCCTTCAAGTACTCTATCTGGAGCATACTCCTCTTTTGGATCTATAATTCTTCCTTTTACACTTAAATTTTCAATCCCAACATTGTTAACAATTGTTGTTAAAGAAATATTTGGTAAAATTAAACCATCCAAATCAACTCTTCTCTCTTTTATTCCATAAAATTTATAATAAGTCTCTATTGCATCAAAAATAGAATTTACTTCCTTTATTTTAAATTTAATAGATTCATTTTTTTCAACATAAAAATTGTAGATTATTTCGAAACCATCGTCTCTATTTTTTGTTTCAAAATAGTGAAGATCATGTGAATCAATTGAAAACATATAATATTTATTATCCTTATTTTTTAAGACATAAAATGGAGTTATAAATATTCCATTCTCTTTTGGAAAGATTTTTTCCATATTTTTAAAGAAAATTTTAAAAATAAGATCTCCCCTTCCTTTTATATTTAGATAAAAATTTTCATTTTTTTTCGAAAAGTTATAAGAGAAATTTTTAAATTTATTTTTTTCAATATTAACCAATTTTTCTTCTTTATCTTTAATAAATAAAAACTCAATATCTTTTAAAGTTTGTGATTTTAAAAATTTAACAGGTATAAATTGATTTACCAAAATTAAAAACAATAAAAATACTATAATTTTTTTCATTTAACTCTCCTTTAAAAATTATATAATAATAAAGTGAATTATAAAGAGTGAGGTTATTATATGATTAATTTAAACAAAGATAGTCTAAATATAGTTTCTATTTTATTAATAGGTATTGCACTTTCTATGGATGCCTTTGCTGTTGGATTATCATGTGGGATTACAAAAAGGAGATTTAATTTTAATTATCCATTTAAAATCTCTTTTTCATTTGGATTTTTTCAATTTGGGATGGTTGTGATTGGATATTTAATTGGAATTAGACTATTAAATTTTATAAAAGATTATGATCATTGGGTTGCTTTTTTTATATTATTTTTTGTTGGTATTAAAATGATTTATGAAAGTTTTAAGAATGAATGTGAAAAGAAAATAAATATTGATAATTTCATTACACTTCTTATTCTTTCAATCGCAACAAGTATTGATGCTTTTGCTGTAGGAATATCCTTATCGCTTCTAAAAATCAAAATTTTATTTCCATCAATTTTTATTGGAATAACAACTTTCACTCTAACTTTAATCTCAATTTATTCAGGTTTTTTTCTTGGAAAAATTTTTAAAAGAGGAGCAGAAATTTTTGGTGGATTGATATTGATTTCAATAGGTATTAAAATTTTATTAGAACATGTCTTTTAATGAAGGAGTTTTTAATGAATAAAAAGAAAGTATTATTTATATGTACCCATAATTCTGCGAGATCACAAATGGCTGAAGGAATTATGAATTCTCTTCTTAATGATAAATTTGTTGCATTTAGTGCTGGAACAAAACCAACTTCAGTTAATCCATATGCTATAAAAGTTATGGAAGAAATTGGAATTAATATTAAAAATCACAGATCAAAAAGCATTTTGGAATTCAAAGGAGAAAAATTTGATTATGTAGTTACTGTTTGTGATAGTGCTAAAGAAAATTGCCCTTTCTTTCCTGGTGCTAAAGAATATTTGCACCAAAGTTTTGAAGATCCATCTTCATTTGAAGGAAGTGAGGAGGAAAAATTAAATAAATTTAGAGAGATTAGAGATGAAATAAAAAAATTTATATTAGAAAAATTTGGAGGTTAAAATGAACAAGAAAATTTTAATTATATTTATTTTATTATTCTCAATTTTTATATGTGAGAACTCATTTTCAAAATCCTTTCCTGCAAAACCAATAAATTTAAAGGTAATTCAAGAAGATTATAAAGTTAGATTAACTTGGGAAATTGAAAAGAAAGATGAAACAATTCAATATTTTGAAATATATAAAGGGGAGAGCGAAAAAAATTTAAGTTTTTTAGGAAAAACTTATAATAAAGACCAAATGTATTTTCTAGATTACTCAATAATTCTTGATAAAACTTACTTTTATATGGTTAAATCAGTAGATAATAATGGAAACTATTCAGATCCCTCAAATGTAGTCTCAATTAAAATAGTAGATGATAAACCACCTGAATTGAGGTTAATTAAACCAGAACAAAACAATTATTACACAAATGATGAAAATCTATATCTTTTAATTGGTGTTAGAGATAGCATGAGTGGACTTAAAGATCTTCTTGTTAATGGAGTAAAAATAAATCAATGTGGTTGTTCAACTTTTGATGCAAATTATAAATTAATAGAAGGAAAAAATGAGTTTATTATAACTGCTGAGGACAATCGAGGAAATAGTTCGAAATATATTTTAGTGGTTTTTCTTGATAAAACGCCCCCAAAATTAATTACAAACATACCACTTGAAACATATGAAGATAATTTAAAAGTTGTTGGAAAGATTTATGATGAAGGGATAGGTGTAAAAACTGCATCACTTAATAATATTGAATTAAATTTAAATAAAGATGGAAATTTTGAAACATATGTACTATTAAAAGAAGGAATTAATGAATTGAAGTTTATACTTGTTGATAAATTAAATAATCAAAAGGAAGAGGTATATAAAGTAACCTATATTAAAAGAAAAATTTTAAAACTCCAAATTGGAAATAAAATTATGTATGTTAATGATTCTCCCCAAGAAATAGATGTGCCACCCCAGATAATTGAAGGAAGAACACTTCTTCCAATAAGGTGGGTAGCTGAACCATTAGGAGCAGAAGTTAACTGGGATGGAGTAGAAAAGAAAATAACTGTTAGTTTAAAGAGTAATGTAATTGAACTTTGGATTGGCAAAAACAAAGCAAGAGTTAATGGAATAGAAACTCCAATTGATCCAAATAATCCAAAAGTAGTACCTATGATTATTAAAGGAAGAACAATGCTTCCTGTAAGATTTGTAGCAGAAAATTTAGGTTGTAAAGTGGATTGGGATGGAGCAACTAAAACTATAACAATTACTTATCCAGGATATTAATTTTAAATCTTTATAGGTTTTGGTAAGGTCTCATCTTTTAATGACTCTATAAATTCAAATGCTTTCTTTACATTTTTCTCTTCACCTTCGATACCTAAAACAATTGAACCTTCATCTTCCCAAAGACCGCCTTTAGCAAGAAGAGTTGCATCAACTTCAAAAAGGATATCAAGTGCATCAATTTCTGTAAATGGAAAGGCATTAACAATGGGAAATATTGATAAAGGAAGACCCATTGATAAATCTATTTCTTCTATTTTTGCAAAATAAGATGCCTCAATAACATCTGGAATAAGTTTACCAATACTTACTGGAGAGATCCATTTTACTCCTCTTGAAAGAACTATTCCAATGTATCTTCCAACAGTTCCACCAGATTTATCTGCAACTATAACACCTATATTTCCATCAGGATCTATTGCATTTGCTCCTTTTATAAAAACATCACCTTTTCCCATTCTTTTTACAACTTCATCTGGATTTTCATCAGAAACTTTACCATCTATTAAAATAACAGGATTTAATCTATATTCTTTATCAAGAACAGAGAGTTTGCCATTGCCAATGTATCCTGCCATATACCTTTCTTTTTCAAAAATTTTTCCAAGTAATTCTTCTACTATAAAACTGTTAGTTGTACCTAAACTAATAAAAATTATTCCTTTATTTAAAACACCCATTGAATTTAAAAGTTCTTTTACACCTTTGGCAATTAATCTTTTTGACATTGATGGCCTTAAAACGACTACTCCTTTCATTTCTCCTCCTTTTATTCATTTATTAATATACTATAAATTTAGTGTATAATATTTACTATGAATTTAAAAGATTTAAATGAGATAAGGGAATTCTTCTATGAAAATTTTAAAAAGAGTTTAAATGATTCACATGTCTTTTTTTATTTTTGTTCATATATACCAGTTGAAATCATATATGCATCAAATTATAAACCAGTGAGGTTTATTACTGATTCAATTCAGTTTACTCATTCTGATGAAGTTTCTCCAAAATATATCTGTCCATATTTAAAGAGTACAATTGAATTTTTAATTAATAACAATTTAGATAGAAAAAATTTTATATTTACTGATGGATGTGATTCATCAAGAAGAATTTATGAAATTTATAAAGATTTAGGATTTTTAAATAATAGTTTTTACATAAAAATTCCATTTAATGAAAGTGAGAGTGATATAAATTTTTTAAAAATTCAATTTGAAAATCTTTTTAAAACAATTAATGGAAATATAGATAATGAGAAATTAATTAATTCAATAAATTTATATAATGAGGGAAGAAAAAAATTGAAAAGTTTAATAGTTAATTATAAAGAGGCAAGTATAAATATTTTCTATCTTAATTTGTTATTTCATATAATGGATATAAAAGAATTCTTAAATCTTAATCCAGAGTTTTATAAAGAAAGTAAAAAAGAAAAAGAAGGAAGTTTTTATTTACTTTCAACAATATTTCCGTTAAGTTTTATTGAATATCTATATTCTTTAAGATATGAAATTTATTACGATGATTCTTGTTTTGGTTATAAAAATTTAGAACTTGTAAAAGATTACTTAAAAGATCCAATTTATTCACTTGCGAAATATTATATAAAAAGAGAGGGCTGTGCAAGAAGAAGGGTTTTGGAAGAAAAAATTGATAGGATTATTCAAAGATTTAAAGAGTTTTCTTTAGATGGTGTTATTGTTTATAATTTAAAATATTGCGATCCACTAATTTTTTATCTTCCACTTATAAAAGAGAAATTAAATAGAGAAAAAATTCCCATACTTATAATTGAAGATGATTATTCTATGAATATAAAAGGACAAATTAGAACTAGAATAGAAGCATTTATGGAGATGTTAAAATGAAAATCGAAATTTCAAAAGTTTCTCCTACATTTCTTCAGAAAATTTTAAAAAAAAGGTTTATTTATCCTCTAATTTATGGTGTATTAAATCAAATTTTAAAACCTGATGAAATTGGAAAAGTTTCAATTAAGTTTTCGTTGGATCTATTAAAGAAAAACTTTAGTAAAAAAAGCAAAGTTATAATGACAAATGTTTTTACTCCAACAGAACCATTCTTTGCATTAAATACATTTCCAATTCTTCCTGAAGTTGCG
This genomic interval carries:
- a CDS encoding MazG nucleotide pyrophosphohydrolase domain-containing protein; translated protein: MQNPFNNFSWIVEDFLAASEYPDNELKFNFLKENKIRSIITLSERKIPESLIEKYRMRYLYLPVKDFDVPSLEQVKKFIYWINLMEAWEVRTLIHCDAGIGRTGTFVAIYFLLKGYSPKESIEQLKRKRNFGIETLKQESFIYELYEILPFLKPSEEELNFRIFFETVKTLRKECPWDKEQTRESLVKYLDSEVQELKDAINRKDILNISEELGDVMLEILFQIIIGEEKEEFTMNDVLKKVIKKLVLRHPHVFKDEIVNNSKDVEERWEEWKKRERL
- a CDS encoding MazG nucleotide pyrophosphohydrolase domain-containing protein, translating into MEEEREIIREIIDFQNYLKNQYGFDWDNAYGVLEKLEEEIKELREAINKNDNKNIEEEFGDIIITIVNLSRFLDLDIIDSLKKSFEKFKDRFEKMKKLAEEKNLNLKELKINQLDLLWEESK
- a CDS encoding class II aldolase/adducin family protein: MFDKKEFIEIIKLLWKRGLIGGYGGNISVKQGDLLLITPSGVNKSFLKEDDLITINMNGEVIDGKRKPSSEILMHLEIYKKREDIGAIIHSHPSYSVAICISDVEITREILPETIIYLGKIGFVKYIKPGTQDLANAVSESLIDGDASFMENHGVVVVGKNLIDAYSKIELLEEFSKSLIFSKIIGKTKKLPVEDSKYFYEVYKYLRKI
- the rnhC gene encoding ribonuclease HIII, whose translation is MENFSKYIGIDESGKGDFFGNIVVAGVIFDKTKEEFFKDLNVRDSKKIEDKRIKFLAKEIKKNLFYEIVSITPKKFNELYKSFKNINVFLAWAYSKVILNLLKIEKVSLILIDKFTTKNYIDLFLKNKNINVERIEIIKGERDPAIACASIVARDSFLTSLTILERKWGFSFPKGGGEIVDKSGIEFVKKFGIEKLNEVAKINFRNYKKILELLNKEKLFDGGCDV
- the hutH gene encoding histidine ammonia-lyase, yielding MAKLLIDGNSLTIDDTISVARFRKSVELSPYAIDKIDDARRVVENLSKKDEPIYGINTGLGKLCNIKISKENLLKLQENIVHSHTINIKPFASKEVVRGTMLIRANSLAKGYSGIRREIIERIILFLNEDVIPYITQKGSLGASGDLIPLAALAGFLMGEGKGIYKGKEYKSIEIHNKLNIKPFTFLEKEVLSLINGTSFSLAIASIATYDAKQILKNAIISSALSMEALLASTTPFHPLIHKSKPQTGQGVIAYAINTLLEGSTLINSVKEKVQDSYVIRCIPQIYGSIYNTLKFVEKNLTIELNSASDNPLVFPEENLILSGGNFHGSFISTNCDFLSIELTILSNNIERRINRLLNPNLSNGLPAFLIENSGLNTGLMLLQYLAASLVSENKILSYPASVTSISVSSDQEDDTSMSSNSARKLRQIVDNLFTIIAIEFIAAVQALSFRRGKLGRGTSEAYKILRDIYQPITKDENLTRVIEKVKEVVFDESIIREVEKEVGELF
- a CDS encoding manganese efflux pump MntP family protein, coding for MINLNKDSLNIVSILLIGIALSMDAFAVGLSCGITKRRFNFNYPFKISFSFGFFQFGMVVIGYLIGIRLLNFIKDYDHWVAFFILFFVGIKMIYESFKNECEKKINIDNFITLLILSIATSIDAFAVGISLSLLKIKILFPSIFIGITTFTLTLISIYSGFFLGKIFKRGAEIFGGLILISIGIKILLEHVF
- a CDS encoding arsenate reductase ArsC gives rise to the protein MNKKKVLFICTHNSARSQMAEGIMNSLLNDKFVAFSAGTKPTSVNPYAIKVMEEIGINIKNHRSKSILEFKGEKFDYVVTVCDSAKENCPFFPGAKEYLHQSFEDPSSFEGSEEEKLNKFREIRDEIKKFILEKFGG
- a CDS encoding stalk domain-containing protein yields the protein MNKKILIIFILLFSIFICENSFSKSFPAKPINLKVIQEDYKVRLTWEIEKKDETIQYFEIYKGESEKNLSFLGKTYNKDQMYFLDYSIILDKTYFYMVKSVDNNGNYSDPSNVVSIKIVDDKPPELRLIKPEQNNYYTNDENLYLLIGVRDSMSGLKDLLVNGVKINQCGCSTFDANYKLIEGKNEFIITAEDNRGNSSKYILVVFLDKTPPKLITNIPLETYEDNLKVVGKIYDEGIGVKTASLNNIELNLNKDGNFETYVLLKEGINELKFILVDKLNNQKEEVYKVTYIKRKILKLQIGNKIMYVNDSPQEIDVPPQIIEGRTLLPIRWVAEPLGAEVNWDGVEKKITVSLKSNVIELWIGKNKARVNGIETPIDPNNPKVVPMIIKGRTMLPVRFVAENLGCKVDWDGATKTITITYPGY
- a CDS encoding 2-hydroxyacyl-CoA dehydratase family protein; this encodes MNLKDLNEIREFFYENFKKSLNDSHVFFYFCSYIPVEIIYASNYKPVRFITDSIQFTHSDEVSPKYICPYLKSTIEFLINNNLDRKNFIFTDGCDSSRRIYEIYKDLGFLNNSFYIKIPFNESESDINFLKIQFENLFKTINGNIDNEKLINSINLYNEGRKKLKSLIVNYKEASINIFYLNLLFHIMDIKEFLNLNPEFYKESKKEKEGSFYLLSTIFPLSFIEYLYSLRYEIYYDDSCFGYKNLELVKDYLKDPIYSLAKYYIKREGCARRRVLEEKIDRIIQRFKEFSLDGVIVYNLKYCDPLIFYLPLIKEKLNREKIPILIIEDDYSMNIKGQIRTRIEAFMEMLK